ACGGATAAATTCTTTTGAAGGGTCATTTTTGTAGAAGTAAATACTTTCAATGTATTTTGGGGTAATATTAATTTTTTGTTTAAAACTAACAAGTACGTTTTTATTAACATCTTTATCAGGAATTGTATCCCCATGAACCCAAAATAGATGAAGAATATCTAAGTGATTTTCAATTATCCTTGACCAATCACATTTGAAGTCAACTAAAACCTGTTCCGACACATAATCTTCAATTAAAAAGCCATTGTGAGATAATTCGTGGTTAGTTATAGGCGAATCCTCAATTAGATTATTTAAATCAGTTTCAGATTTTTTTGAAAAATGTACAAAAATATATCCATCTTTTTCTAAAGCTTTGTATTGAGATAAATGAATTTTTTTGGCGTAATTATCATAGTTATTATCTATTATGTGGCTACAGGTTATTCGATCTAGATTTTGGCAACTACCCTCAGATGAGAATTCTGCCCCGTGATATGGGCAAGTTAATACTCCATTTGATATTGTGCCTCCAAAAAAAGATGCTCCCCTATGAGGACAAATATTCTTGATGCACTTTACATTTTCATTCTCATCTCTGTAAAGAACAAGTGGCTCATCATAGAGAGAGAAATAATGAAGCTTATTTTTTTTTAGTTCTTTTGAAGGACAGATTGCATACCAACCAAATAAACCTATATTTAAATCATTTTTATTTTCTCTAATATCAAACGAGTCAATTTTTACTACCGAACCTTTCTCAAAAGGCTTAAGAACGGTATTTAAGTCTTTAGATTTAAAAAAATTAATTTGTTTGTTTTCCATAAATTAATTTCTTTTTTATTGACAAGTTATCTATCGGAACTATAACTCAAGTAAATAATTAATTTCTAATAAAACTATAATTCTCTATTATTTGTAGCAATAATTATCTCTTTCTACAAAATCAATGAGCTCCTTGTATTTTTATCTAACTTTCTTTATTTTATAATTTTTGAATCTTTTGTAATTCTTTTAAATTTTTTATGTAATCATTAGCATCTTCAATATTTTTGTGGAAATTGCACTGGCCGAGATAACAACCTATAAATCTTAAGAACTTTCTTTTACCACCAATAATTTCATATCTATGTATTGTTCCTCCATCAATAGGAGCATATATTAAT
This window of the Prochlorococcus sp. MIT 1314 genome carries:
- a CDS encoding Rieske 2Fe-2S domain-containing protein, producing MENKQINFFKSKDLNTVLKPFEKGSVVKIDSFDIRENKNDLNIGLFGWYAICPSKELKKNKLHYFSLYDEPLVLYRDENENVKCIKNICPHRGASFFGGTISNGVLTCPYHGAEFSSEGSCQNLDRITCSHIIDNNYDNYAKKIHLSQYKALEKDGYIFVHFSKKSETDLNNLIEDSPITNHELSHNGFLIEDYVSEQVLVDFKCDWSRIIENHLDILHLFWVHGDTIPDKDVNKNVLVSFKQKINITPKYIESIYFYKNDPSKEFIRIKYIPPGRILIYKGNPSACRYLQVLDHIPLGDNKARVIVRHYRKFLKNKLLNNLILFKENQRKIFYKIFNEDYMILKTQTYNHKLELIKKDEIKLLGEDRIINYFWKWYKKSEERDRPWKNINKTENHNVYDNVILKYPPEIKNLEVINNMDIIRKTLLRFAAPLLIFMLII